Genomic segment of Odontesthes bonariensis isolate fOdoBon6 chromosome 10, fOdoBon6.hap1, whole genome shotgun sequence:
AATGCTGTTCTGAATCACTCTGTTCTGTGGTTTCTTGTGTCCTTTCTATGGTTTTATGTTTTTGGTGCAGCTGGCTGAAGGCTTCTGTGTGAAGATGTGGGCCTACATTAGAGGCTTCTTCTCTGCTCACAGCGTGCACGTTTACATGAAACATGAGGGAAACAAACTATTGTGTTAGTCCAACCAAAGTTGAACAGAATCAAGCTTCTCAGATCTGGACTAACACTCCCAGATGATGCAGTTGTGGATGGAACCACTCTGTCAGGCTTGGACTAAAGAGGAgactcagatgcagagagtTGGCGGAAGGGCAGACTTTATTAAaagggaactgcggtattttcaacattaagcctcttttctgagtcgtctgcaatgtttcagaacccccctcaccacttttttgatgtttactgctgtctccggtatttgcctaattttgattcttctcaacctgcttcagaatggcaagtcatgtgcatgtctagaaaggtccgtaaaagcacaataaacgttcgttttcaaaagcatcaactcaccggagtggttactggtgtgcactggtaatccagatcaaatttcgttgcgaaaagttgcttctgtcgtgttttatttgacattttgtaaatcccattgagttctatggaagactggatgttcgttgatattactccgccatcaagtggtgtggagtatagcaagtcagattcaactgctgagcagaagtttatccacggctgtgaggtggctaagaaaatagtgcgagcatgaacgagctgccagtttttccaattttctgaggcccccctagcgctccctggcggcccccactttgaaaaccactggtctaaccaactgattggtttcatagataagtacagctgagtatcatctgCAAAGCATTGAAAATgtagagagggttcaggctgtgttggagaataaaggagctcagagcagatattcactttaaagctgcttagaactgaacaaactctgtttctgtctcagattctatgtttatgttcatgtttacaCGGTTCAGTTATCTACAGGTATCAACAAGGGTTGGCTTAAGACTCCTGCAGTGTGCTGATACTTAAGTATTGTTTAATCTTGTTTAAAGTGGAACTCTATGGTAAGGAGGAGGCACCTGTCACCTGTTTGCATGGATGCATGTTTCCCTCCCAGTAATGCTGCATTCAACAACAGAACTCCAAGTTTCACATCTCTGACCAGAAACATGTTCATGAACACGGAGCATGAAAGCTGATTTTATGAAGCCTAAACATGTTGCTTTTCAAGCAGTTAAACCACTTTATCTCTTTGAGATCAGATCAATCTGTTTGCACCTCAGTCTGGCTTCAGTGTTTAACAAGTCAGAAAATAATATAATACCACGAGACTGCAAGCTGTAAATGAAAGGAAAGTTTATTCATGTAGCTCAAAGAAAACTGACGCAGAAtaacagaacaaaagaaaaagacgaGTTGATCACAAAGGATATTGAATCAGTGTTACAATTAGAGTCATATTAAAGAAAATCAATACTATCTAATCACATGTGTATTAACACTGTGGTCCAAACGTCACCGGCCTCGTCTCCCAACAGCTACAAAGTGAACTTTATTCTAAATGGTGTATTTGGATTTTTTCAGGATTCGATTGGTTGATTATTGATTCAATATATATTGAATTTAAAGCATGAATTTGATGATGTCATCTTCTTTTCGGTGATGTCCTCAAATGGCAGGAGCTGCAAAAGACCAGGTAAAAACTGAATTTCAGTCAGAAGAAATCAGCACCAAAATGTGGCAGAAAAACCTTTTGTTAACACAGTGTGAATGTGGTTTGGTGGGAATAATCATGTCTTCTGCAGCTTTTTAGGAAACATGCGGaggaattaaataaaaagatataCAATGAGATAAATAACTGACAGAAATGGACTAGAATACGAAACATAAGAAAGGAACTATTAAACCAACGCAGAAAAACACAGACCATGACAACCTGACATCACACTTCATGGTGTTCACTGAGTTGAGTCACATGATGAATATCTCCATCACAACTGAGCCAGTAAAATTGACCAATCACGTTTAGTTTTGTCCCTAAGTCATTGCTGTCCCGGTTCAAACCCTCCATGTGGGACGCTGTGGTCACTAAACACGTCTTTTCTGTGCAGAAAAAGTGAACTACGCCCACTCTTGCTGCTCCATGTGCAGCATTCTCATTGAAAACTGGCGTAAGCATCCAGGTGTTGGGTTAGAAGTAATGCTGATCAGAGCCAGAGCCCATAAATACCCCCGAACACTGCAGAGTCACTTGATGCGGGACTGAATTCTGATAATTTTCCTGTAATACTCAACAACACCAGATGTTAGTGGGCTTCACATTTCATCAAATCTTTCCATGACAGCTTAGCAACCATAACTAGGTTTGCAGTTCAGTCAGATTTCTTATATCCATTTGCTCAGACATGAACTGTAAATGTTAGCATGTCAAGCTGTGTAGCTCACAAAGTTATGCGGTGGAACTACAAAAGTCAAGCTAGAGCTCATATTCAGCTGTGATTGTTGCAGCTGATCCTCAGCTGTGTTGGTGTCTGAGCCTTTGGTTCAGGTTGTGGAGCAGTTAGCATCGCTCTCATTCTTTTTGTAGCTTCTCCAACTTCTACCCCAGCAGCATCTCATGTCACAGCCCCACACACATTATAAAGCAGCTTCAGTACATTGCTGCCACCTGGTGGTATAAGCATTACCACCAGTGTAAACTTAGCAGCTTGTTTAATCACACTGTGCAGATcaacatgtgtttgtgtggaagTTCAGCCATTAACGGATCCCAGAAATCAGCAGAGCTCTCTGTGTTGTCAGCAGCTTTTATATCTTTACAGCAGAGTCACTTCCAAACACCAACGTGAGTCGGGGTCAATCTGAAATACCAGCTTCCAGAGAAAGTTGATTCTCATGattggaaactgtttttgaccaATAAAGGTTAACTTGAATAGTCTTTCGTTTCTGGTTaatatagaaaataaatgtgacCTCATGGCTCTGTTTAACACTACCTGGTTTCAGTAAATAGTCCATAAAAGGCCTGTcggagctatttgttattttgtaatatttggctcacttattatttagttaccttttgggggtttagttttggggaatacaccttttttggttgtttatgatatttagtattttttgagttaatttgggtatttaactatgcttttattttgaaggcacTGGTTAGCTGGGGCTCACTGGGAGAGTTTTATTAGATGGGCAGGCAGtcacaggtgagcaggcacctgggagggcTAATGGTTTTTGaccagggcaagagaggcggcaaaggcAAAGTTCTTTGTTCGTTTGCTTGGTTTGAAGAATAAACCTaaagaaacaattttttttttgcctggacaatggactcatttatcctgcgtaaattcactccctAGCTGTCTCAGTGGCtgtttgatttcatttagtttattattgttttgattttttgattATTGACACTGAGGACGAGTAGTCCATAAAAGGCCTTTAAAGTACTTACATATGCATATGTAGGTCACCTCCAGGTACTTGTATGTGCCAACACAGGGGTCTCCAAACATTGAGTTGCTTGCTTTGACAGAACAGCTGCTTTTCCCATTGCAGCTGTGGATGAAACAGGAGCTTTAACATGGACTGAGGGAACATGGGTGCTATTAGATGGAGGATTGGAGTAAAGTAACATTCTGTACCTGGCAGCAACTTCACTCGCAGGCCTTGAGCAGAGGATATTTTGGACCTGACCGGTAGGACGCCCAAAAATGCACGTGTTCCTGTCACTGCGTCCATAATCGGCCCCGAGGACAGATATAACTTGCCCCTCACCTGACGAACAGAGAAGTTAGATACCCAGCTGGTGAAAGCAaggaaaacacaaacatgtatATTTATGGCATCAATCCAATGAAAATACAAGAATCTCACCACACTGAAGGTTTGCCAGAGAAAATTCACACGCTACACTTCGGACTGTTGGAGCAACAGAAATCACATGAGAAACAGAAATCACCTCTGTTCAGCTGTTATGAGTTCAGTTTGATGCCACAGACCTGCAGGGAAGCAGCCGTAGGTGGTGTCCAGGTACTTGTAGATGCCATGGCAGGGATCAGAGGTACGAACGACGTTTGCATTGATTTCACACACTTTCTTACCGTCACATCTGCAGGAGcaaaaggaaggaaaagagCTTGTTTCCAGGTTTGAATAGAgggattcaaggtaaacacaagaaacttgtgctaaagaaaaataaataaataaaaagaaccagactcagtgaataattccctatactatagatcagtgagcagtgctgaccaacatatcattggggtcatcaggtgggaacctcctttcatcagtgtttcgtctagttgggcccacaacacctccaggaggctagagagtgatcactggcgttccagagtcactcccctaatgccagccaacactgctcctcacaccacaacaaccatcttttttttctgggctttttatgcctttaatgataggacagttggagagagacaggaatgcaaggggcagagagaggggggagacatgcagcaaagggccgctcggtgcgggactcgaaccggggccagctgcagcgaggactatagcctctgtacatggggcggctgcttaacccactacgccaccgaccaccccaacaaccatcttttacagccacaagctaccccagcctctcaccaactgcacaccagtcacagcgaggatgcaaaccctggttcgggtagggggtaatgaaaatatagagggtgccagaggtggaggcaggacaagacacaccagcagattcagccgacaaactcacctaaacagtcctataatcactaaaaatgccagcaaaatcaaagccatacaactcactcaaagccaacttacccaaaatggccgcctggtttcaaaaggatcacatgggccaaaccctccacttaaatatcttgaacttcttctttgctttttcaaaagtctgtttaccctaagtgctccccctgctgggcccccagctgctattgcttcttctaatccaaatccactgactggattttactgcctcatctggcacttccttcactattttcctcacactctgtccacttacacccagctccctcaacaatgagacaacagactttgcaacaaatcctttacatcctacttccactggacagattctaactttccatcctcgctgctctgcttctgcccccaactctacatatctaagctttttcctttcatatgcttctgctactaattcctcccaaggaacagtcagctctatgaaatagactctcatcctactcctagaccacaagactatatcaggccttagatttgtagaggctatctcctggggaacaacaaacGTATTttctaaatctacctgcatctcccaatcacaagcatcctccaagctgccgtgtctccttattgtcttataaactttctccccctcttgaacaaactgaattgcaactctcttcaccttagaccttCCTAAGTTTACCAGCCtttgtttatcttcaatacctgcagctaagcttcttaatacttggtcatgtcgccatgtataccggccttgtgacagactaaccttacaacctgacaagatatgccttagagttgcagtacctgaacataacgaacataacgggtctccatttacccagagtttcagGTTCTGGGAAGTTGGtcatacatcatatgttgcccctaccaaaaatctaatactcctttccttcatactccacagttctttccaactaagctttttcttctctacaccttcacaattcaaccaccgtccctgcttagcctgagccactgcctttgcaccccttaacatttcctcctgtctacgaacctgctcaacaactagctttctcttctccttgggacctgctctactccacactggtttgcctaggccaagccccaagcctccccggcctatttgcatattacccacaatctctgcatgtctaagagttgcttctccctcctgagctgccattcttggattcCACTTTCTCCCActttactaactaccacatctttacttggaccccttctgttcactctatacatgctgcctctgggtcaaattctgaagaactctaaagacAGTGGCCAcaaacagtggccacatcaacctataggaaacaatccaaaccgcagacaccacagcttcaactttcctggaagccctgatttatctattctatccagtccctcagcaacatctttctgaaactgcactgcctgctctccatcattcatgtctgcctggtaccacctgcctaaactctttactgccttttccctaattattggaatgttttcttcatcaattacaaactttctatcacttaatttccctctacttattgagatacttctagacttagtaggtttgattttcataccagcccactttagatttttattaagtctctcaagtattctcttcatacatggcactgttgtagtcaccaacgtcatatcatccatgtatgctctaattggtgtaaggcgcatgccatcctgacgtctctctccacctacaacccacttggaagctctaataattatctccatcgccattgtaaatgctaatggagaaatagtacaccctgccataatgcctatttctagcctctgccaacctgttgtgaaacctgctgtacttaggcagtctaatatcctgaaaatatgctcttactaagttaacaactattaCAGGCACTCcaaaatactcaaatgctttccaaataaggctatgtggcactgaaacaaatgcatttgctagatccagaaatataac
This window contains:
- the LOC142390088 gene encoding L-rhamnose-binding lectin SML-like — protein: MFCTRLSISLLLAASSLLTCSGFAGAEEPFPFAGTAITTERVITCDDSHNVQRMSCEDGVIIVQSALYGRLDTETCSEGRPSEQLTNTKCSQKGTVDVLKKRCDGKKVCEINANVVRTSDPCHGIYKYLDTTYGCFPAVRSVACEFSLANLQCGEILGQVISVLGADYGRSDRNTCIFGRPTGQVQNILCSRPASEVAASCNGKSSCSVKASNSMFGDPCVGTYKYLEVTYICISPAI